One genomic region from Nostoc sphaeroides encodes:
- the clpB gene encoding ATP-dependent chaperone ClpB, producing MQPTDPNKFTDKAWEGIVKSQDIVRAYQQQQLDVEHLIIALLEEPTSLAIRILARSEVDPIRLQQQLEAFTQRQPKVGKSDQLYLSRNLDILLDRAEEARVRMKDSYISVEHILLAFAEDDRIGRKILKGFSADAAKLEATIKTVRGSQKVTDQTPESRYEALQKFGRDLTEQAKAGKLDPVIGRDDEIRRVIQVLSRRSKNNPVLIGEPGVGKTAIAEALAQRMVNGDVPESLKNRKLISLDIGSLIAGAKLRGEFEERLKAVLKEVTESNGDIVLFIDELHTVVGAGSTQQGAMDAGNLLKPMLARGELRCIGATTLDEFRKHIEKDAALERRFQQVFVDQPSVENTISILRGLKERYEVHHNVKISDSALVAAATLSARYISDRFLPDKAIDLVDEAAAQLKMEITSKPAELETIDRRLMQLEMEKLSLAGEEKGIPQTKERLQRIEQEIANLTEKQQIFNEQWQGEKQILEAISALKKEEDALRVQIEQAERAYDLNKAAQLKYGKLEGVQHDREAKEASLLEIQNQGSTLLREQVTEADIAEIVAKWTGIPVNRLLESERQKLLQLESHLHQRVIGQEEAVEAVAAAIRRARAGMKDPSRPIGSFLFMGPTGVGKTELARALAQFLFDSDDALVRLDMSEYMEKHSVSRLVGAPPGYVGYEEGGQLSEAVRRRPYSVVLLDEVEKAHPDVFNILLQVLDDGRITDSQGRTVDFRNSVIVMTSNIGSEHILDVSGDDSKYETMRKRVMENLRSHFRPEFLNRVDDIILFHTLNRTEMRQIIRIQLKRVENLLREQKIFFEISQAACDYLVESGYDPVYGARPLKRAIQREVENPLATKLLENTFISGDTIIIDKNETGLSFSKKALVKVSVPQIAT from the coding sequence ATGCAACCTACAGATCCAAATAAATTTACTGATAAAGCCTGGGAAGGAATTGTTAAATCTCAGGATATAGTTCGTGCTTATCAACAACAGCAGCTAGATGTTGAACATTTAATTATTGCCCTGTTAGAAGAACCCACTAGTCTAGCAATACGTATTCTGGCTCGATCTGAGGTCGATCCAATCCGATTGCAGCAGCAACTTGAAGCCTTTACCCAACGTCAGCCCAAAGTTGGTAAAAGCGATCAGCTTTACCTTAGCCGCAATTTAGATATTTTACTAGATCGAGCCGAAGAAGCTAGAGTCAGGATGAAAGATTCCTACATTTCCGTGGAACACATACTTTTGGCCTTTGCTGAAGACGATCGCATTGGACGAAAGATACTCAAAGGCTTTAGTGCCGACGCAGCTAAACTAGAAGCTACTATCAAAACCGTTCGCGGTAGCCAAAAGGTAACAGATCAAACGCCAGAATCCCGTTATGAAGCTTTACAAAAATTTGGCAGAGATTTGACAGAACAGGCAAAAGCTGGAAAACTTGACCCAGTGATTGGGCGGGATGACGAAATTCGGCGGGTAATTCAAGTCTTGTCTCGTCGTAGCAAAAATAACCCTGTATTGATTGGTGAACCTGGGGTAGGAAAAACTGCGATCGCCGAAGCTTTGGCACAACGGATGGTAAATGGTGACGTTCCCGAATCCCTGAAAAACCGTAAGTTGATCTCGTTAGATATCGGCAGTTTAATTGCTGGAGCAAAATTACGCGGTGAATTTGAAGAACGTTTAAAAGCAGTTCTCAAGGAAGTTACTGAATCTAACGGTGACATTGTTCTATTTATTGACGAACTGCACACCGTAGTCGGCGCAGGTTCTACTCAACAAGGGGCAATGGATGCCGGAAATTTGCTCAAACCAATGCTGGCGCGGGGAGAACTGCGTTGTATTGGCGCTACTACCCTCGACGAATTCCGCAAACACATTGAGAAAGACGCTGCCCTAGAACGCCGCTTTCAGCAAGTATTTGTCGATCAGCCAAGTGTGGAAAATACTATTTCCATTCTGCGGGGATTGAAAGAACGTTATGAAGTGCATCACAACGTCAAAATTTCTGATTCGGCGTTGGTAGCAGCAGCCACTTTATCAGCACGTTATATTAGCGATCGCTTCTTACCAGATAAAGCTATTGATTTGGTGGATGAAGCAGCAGCACAGTTGAAAATGGAGATTACCTCCAAACCAGCCGAATTGGAAACCATCGATCGCCGCCTCATGCAATTAGAAATGGAAAAGCTGTCATTAGCTGGCGAAGAAAAGGGTATCCCCCAAACCAAAGAACGTTTGCAGCGCATTGAGCAAGAAATTGCCAATTTAACCGAAAAACAGCAAATATTTAATGAGCAATGGCAAGGTGAAAAGCAGATATTGGAGGCAATAAGCGCCTTAAAGAAAGAAGAAGATGCGCTGCGAGTGCAAATTGAACAGGCGGAACGTGCTTATGATCTAAATAAAGCTGCCCAACTGAAGTATGGCAAATTGGAGGGAGTGCAGCACGATCGCGAAGCCAAAGAAGCGAGCCTTTTAGAAATTCAAAACCAAGGTTCCACGTTGCTGCGAGAACAAGTCACCGAAGCTGATATCGCCGAAATCGTCGCCAAATGGACAGGAATTCCCGTCAATCGCCTGTTGGAATCAGAACGGCAAAAATTGCTGCAATTAGAAAGTCATTTGCACCAACGAGTAATTGGGCAAGAAGAGGCTGTAGAAGCAGTAGCCGCAGCAATTCGCCGCGCCCGTGCAGGGATGAAAGATCCCTCTCGTCCCATTGGTTCATTTTTGTTCATGGGCCCCACAGGCGTGGGCAAAACTGAACTCGCCCGTGCTTTAGCTCAGTTTCTCTTTGATTCTGATGATGCATTGGTGCGCTTAGATATGTCTGAGTATATGGAAAAACACTCAGTTTCTCGGTTAGTAGGAGCGCCTCCAGGATATGTAGGATATGAAGAAGGCGGTCAACTTTCCGAAGCGGTTCGCCGCCGTCCTTATTCAGTGGTGCTGCTGGATGAAGTCGAAAAAGCGCACCCCGATGTGTTCAATATTTTATTGCAGGTGTTAGATGATGGGAGAATTACTGACTCTCAGGGAAGGACGGTAGATTTTCGCAACAGCGTTATTGTGATGACCAGTAACATTGGTAGCGAACATATTTTGGATGTATCTGGTGATGATTCCAAGTATGAAACAATGCGGAAGCGGGTAATGGAAAACTTGCGATCGCATTTTCGCCCAGAATTTCTCAACCGTGTCGATGACATTATTCTCTTCCATACCTTAAATCGCACAGAAATGCGGCAGATCATCCGTATTCAACTCAAGCGGGTAGAAAATCTCCTGCGTGAGCAAAAAATCTTCTTTGAGATATCCCAAGCAGCCTGTGATTACCTTGTTGAATCAGGCTATGACCCAGTTTACGGTGCCCGTCCACTCAAACGGGCAATTCAGCGAGAAGTAGAAAACCCCCTTGCCACCAAGTTATTGGAAAATACTTTTATCTCTGGAGACACGATTATCATTGACAAAAATGAAACCGGTCTGTCTTTTAGCAAAAAAGCACTGGTGAAGGTATCAGTACCACAGATTGCTACATAG